One stretch of Comamonas testosteroni DNA includes these proteins:
- a CDS encoding pilus assembly protein TadG-related protein, which translates to MRRQSGSVATLGALWLMIAVICLATIDIGNVFWQRRELQKIADLAALAGASGALDQTSCRTNAERNLRLNGSVVSELVTAQAGRWDKSASPFFGSASKVSDINACRVSFQRTVPFLFVFAAGAESGRQISAQATAMQSARIARLSVRSTLLTLDTERSALLDAVVGGLLGGKINLGVAGWQGIANSNISLLSFFDALAVRAGLNVGDYDQVVKTKVTLDKVMLAMLDALPQQGSLAAVNALNALALGVGNIQIALQDILKLGTGLGSEALRTDVNVLDLVTTVAQLANSQNAAKVGVNVNLGLVGVGLNLKVIEPPQSAIGDPVRDRIEAKTSQIDLVTGLKLNLALVAASLSLDVKLAQGSALLTDHTCSPQKSMTVNGVTGVGTVALKGAVDILPLPLVPKLTIPVEITIPVVSKAQRLDYQNPPNLSEPAKWATIYQSNLVDSLIKSLTDQLGLLGALLALVLAPLTLVLDAVLNLVLNLLGLNLAQTDIGAQLNCIGRHVVLVE; encoded by the coding sequence ATGCGTCGCCAATCGGGTTCCGTGGCGACGCTGGGGGCGCTTTGGCTGATGATTGCCGTGATCTGCCTGGCAACCATCGATATCGGCAATGTGTTCTGGCAAAGGCGCGAGCTGCAGAAGATTGCGGATCTGGCGGCTCTGGCGGGCGCCAGTGGTGCTCTGGACCAGACCTCCTGTCGCACCAATGCAGAGAGAAATCTGCGGCTTAACGGTAGCGTGGTTTCCGAGCTCGTGACTGCACAGGCCGGGCGTTGGGACAAAAGCGCAAGCCCCTTCTTTGGCAGCGCCAGCAAGGTCAGCGATATCAATGCGTGCCGGGTGTCTTTTCAGAGGACAGTGCCGTTCCTGTTTGTCTTTGCAGCCGGAGCTGAAAGCGGGCGCCAGATATCGGCCCAGGCCACAGCAATGCAGTCGGCCAGGATCGCCAGACTATCCGTGCGCTCGACCCTGTTGACACTGGATACGGAAAGGTCTGCTCTCCTGGACGCCGTGGTGGGCGGATTGCTTGGAGGCAAGATCAATCTCGGTGTTGCCGGATGGCAGGGCATTGCCAATTCGAATATCAGCTTGTTGAGTTTTTTTGATGCCCTGGCAGTCAGGGCTGGCTTGAATGTCGGTGACTACGACCAGGTCGTAAAGACCAAGGTCACGCTGGACAAGGTCATGCTGGCAATGCTGGATGCCTTGCCACAGCAAGGCAGTCTGGCGGCTGTCAATGCGCTCAACGCATTGGCGCTGGGGGTCGGCAATATTCAAATTGCACTGCAGGATATTCTCAAGCTGGGCACAGGGCTCGGATCCGAGGCGTTGAGAACGGATGTGAATGTTCTGGACCTGGTGACTACTGTTGCGCAACTCGCCAACAGCCAGAATGCGGCTAAGGTCGGCGTCAATGTCAACCTGGGTCTGGTGGGGGTGGGTTTGAATCTGAAAGTGATTGAACCGCCCCAAAGCGCAATAGGTGATCCGGTAAGAGACAGGATTGAGGCCAAGACATCTCAGATCGATCTGGTGACCGGGCTGAAACTGAATCTGGCGCTGGTCGCTGCCAGTCTGTCTCTGGATGTGAAGCTGGCGCAAGGCAGTGCCTTGCTGACGGATCATACGTGCTCGCCTCAGAAAAGCATGACCGTGAATGGCGTGACGGGAGTTGGAACGGTTGCGTTGAAAGGCGCGGTCGACATTCTTCCGCTACCTCTGGTTCCCAAATTGACAATACCTGTAGAGATAACAATACCGGTGGTTTCCAAAGCCCAGAGGCTGGACTATCAGAATCCTCCGAATCTGAGTGAGCCTGCCAAATGGGCAACCATATATCAGAGCAACTTGGTTGATAGCTTGATAAAGTCTCTGACCGACCAGCTGGGCTTGCTTGGCGCTTTGTTGGCCCTGGTTCTTGCCCCGCTGACTTTGGTGCTGGATGCAGTGTTGAATCTGGTGTTGAATCTGCTGGGGTTAAATCTGGCCCAGACAGATATCGGCGCTCAGCTCAATTGCATTGGGCGCCATGTGGTGCTGGTGGAATGA
- the apaG gene encoding Co2+/Mg2+ efflux protein ApaG: MPMNEFLVQVQPAYLPEQSAPAAGVYVFSYTITITNTGEVPAQLIARHWIITNELGHVEEVKGLGVVGRQPLLQPGESFEYSSGCQLRTPTGTMRGSYLCVNHEGETFECEIPLFVLQMNESGDPMPMSEKRVLH, from the coding sequence ATGCCGATGAATGAGTTTCTGGTCCAAGTCCAGCCCGCCTACCTGCCCGAGCAATCCGCCCCGGCTGCAGGCGTCTATGTGTTTTCCTACACCATTACCATCACCAACACGGGTGAGGTGCCGGCGCAGCTGATTGCGCGGCACTGGATCATCACCAACGAGTTGGGTCATGTCGAAGAGGTCAAAGGCCTGGGCGTGGTGGGCCGACAGCCGCTGCTGCAGCCCGGCGAATCCTTCGAGTACAGCAGCGGCTGCCAGCTGCGTACGCCCACGGGCACCATGCGGGGAAGCTATCTCTGCGTGAACCACGAGGGCGAGACCTTCGAATGCGAAATTCCGCTCTTCGTATTGCAGATGAATGAGTCCGGCGACCCCATGCCCATGTCCGAAAAGCGCGTTCTGCACTGA
- a CDS encoding DUF3613 domain-containing protein — protein MNTQTAFTQRARAFTLALMALGMASAALAQAGGSTGSGTGVSDMSAPRSAAAMPAATAQAAVTQTPAPGNASLTPPASNRVGDATSYLLALQASGQYASRNAYPVTSDVAQRSYQRYLESFTHKIPASSETQVSSKAGGSR, from the coding sequence ATGAATACGCAGACAGCATTCACCCAACGGGCCCGCGCATTCACCCTGGCGTTGATGGCTCTCGGCATGGCCTCGGCTGCCTTGGCGCAGGCCGGCGGCAGTACCGGCTCCGGTACGGGCGTGAGCGATATGAGTGCACCCCGAAGTGCGGCAGCGATGCCCGCAGCAACTGCACAGGCCGCAGTGACGCAGACTCCGGCTCCCGGCAATGCCTCCCTGACACCGCCGGCAAGCAATCGTGTGGGCGATGCCACCAGCTATCTGTTGGCGCTGCAGGCCAGCGGCCAGTACGCATCGCGCAACGCCTATCCCGTGACAAGCGATGTGGCCCAGCGCAGCTATCAGCGCTATCTGGAGAGCTTTACCCACAAGATCCCGGCAAGCTCGGAAACACAGGTGAGCAGTAAAGCCGGCGGCAGCCGTTAG
- a CDS encoding DUF4139 domain-containing protein, with the protein MRSSRLLPVSMVCVAAALPGIALADASSLSVSGNRAPITEVTLYPGIAAVQREARIDAQTRLLSFECLPASVDTQSLQISGDEGVRVGEIKTLMQSRQMAAKECTSPLDQQIRSLEDQLANIEAEEGAARLVGDFLQGMSKPGDDARINPAQIAGTSQALRQTSRDNSLRAHQIQRQKQDLLAQLQPLRQERDRTGSEQSQVMKVSVQLASARAANVRLSYQVRGPSWQPSYRAQLNTARQQVQLERQALVVQASGEDWSNVRLRLSTGQPGRSTQGVMPRPWAVDIAQPLPPAAPAPAPVAMLARSGAKAMREESAASDLPVLDVSSIDTAYSTQFIVPYKISVPSRAERITLSLGQENLAASLLTRTAPAMEEAAYLIATLQAPSGIWPAGPVALFRDEALVGNGRLDFGNAQALAQGLSFGRDENVVVRRLPAQGHTGSGGWANSKTERSIVRSYAVENRHNQPIALQVLDSAPVSRNEQIKVQSQYSPQPATTSWNAQNGMIAWEQNLAARSTTQFQATHQIRFPENQPITGLQ; encoded by the coding sequence ATGCGTTCAAGCCGTCTTCTGCCCGTGTCCATGGTCTGTGTCGCAGCTGCTTTGCCCGGGATCGCCCTGGCCGACGCCAGCAGCCTCAGTGTCTCTGGCAATCGCGCGCCCATCACAGAAGTCACGCTCTATCCCGGCATCGCCGCCGTACAGCGCGAGGCACGCATCGACGCCCAGACCCGCCTGCTCAGCTTTGAATGCCTGCCCGCCAGCGTGGATACGCAGAGTCTGCAGATCAGCGGCGACGAAGGCGTGCGCGTGGGTGAGATCAAGACCCTGATGCAGTCCAGGCAGATGGCTGCCAAGGAATGCACCAGCCCGCTGGACCAGCAGATTCGCAGCCTTGAGGATCAGCTCGCGAACATCGAGGCCGAAGAAGGAGCAGCCAGGCTGGTGGGCGATTTTCTGCAGGGCATGAGCAAGCCCGGCGACGACGCCAGAATCAACCCCGCTCAGATCGCCGGCACCAGCCAGGCCCTGCGCCAGACCAGCCGCGACAACAGCCTGCGTGCTCATCAGATTCAGCGCCAGAAGCAGGATCTGCTGGCGCAGTTACAGCCTCTGCGCCAGGAGCGCGACCGCACGGGCTCCGAGCAGTCTCAGGTCATGAAAGTCAGCGTGCAGCTGGCCAGCGCACGCGCTGCCAATGTGCGACTGAGCTATCAGGTGCGCGGCCCCAGCTGGCAACCCAGCTACCGTGCACAGCTGAACACTGCCAGACAGCAGGTGCAGTTGGAGCGCCAGGCCCTGGTCGTGCAGGCCAGTGGCGAGGACTGGAGCAATGTGCGCCTGCGCCTGTCCACCGGCCAGCCCGGCCGCAGCACCCAGGGTGTCATGCCGCGCCCCTGGGCGGTGGATATCGCCCAGCCACTGCCCCCCGCCGCTCCGGCACCAGCCCCCGTCGCCATGCTGGCGCGCAGCGGAGCCAAGGCCATGCGCGAAGAGTCAGCGGCATCCGACTTGCCGGTGCTCGATGTCTCCAGCATCGACACGGCCTACAGCACGCAATTCATCGTGCCGTACAAGATCAGCGTACCTTCCAGAGCCGAGCGCATCACGCTATCGCTAGGCCAGGAAAATCTGGCCGCCAGCTTGCTGACCCGCACCGCGCCAGCCATGGAAGAGGCGGCCTATCTGATTGCCACGTTGCAGGCTCCGTCGGGCATCTGGCCCGCAGGCCCGGTAGCCCTGTTCCGGGACGAGGCACTGGTTGGCAATGGCAGACTGGACTTTGGCAACGCCCAGGCGCTGGCCCAAGGGCTGTCTTTTGGCCGCGATGAAAATGTCGTGGTGCGCCGCCTGCCTGCGCAAGGCCATACCGGCAGCGGCGGCTGGGCCAACAGCAAGACCGAGCGCAGCATCGTGCGCAGCTACGCCGTGGAAAACCGCCACAACCAGCCCATCGCACTGCAGGTGCTGGACTCAGCCCCTGTTTCGCGCAACGAGCAGATCAAGGTGCAGTCGCAGTACAGCCCGCAGCCCGCCACCACCAGCTGGAATGCGCAAAACGGCATGATTGCCTGGGAGCAGAATCTGGCCGCCCGCAGCACGACCCAGTTCCAGGCCACGCACCAGATCCGCTTCCCCGAAAACCAGCCCATCACCGGCCTGCAATAA
- a CDS encoding IS481 family transposase: MNSFNQTIIRHKVGLLNLASELGNISKACKVMGVSRDTFYRYQHAHEEGGVEALIQTSRRKPNLKNRVDDAIEATVITYALEQPAHGQLRASNELRQRGIFVSPSGVRSIWMRHQLASFKQRLSNLEAEVAKTGAVLTEAQVAALEKKREDELACGEIETAHPGYLGSQDTFYVGSIKGVGRIYQQTFVDTYSKWAAAKLYTTKTPITGADLLNDRVLPFLAEQGMGLLRILTDRGTEYCGKAETHDYQLYLAVNDIEHTKTKVRHPQTNGICERFHKTILQEFYQVTFRRKIYRSIDELQTDLDDWINYYNSQRTHQGKMCCGRTPMQTLMDAKEVWDDKVKELN, translated from the coding sequence ATGAATAGTTTCAACCAAACCATCATCCGGCACAAGGTCGGCCTGCTCAACCTGGCCAGCGAGCTGGGCAACATCTCCAAGGCGTGCAAAGTCATGGGCGTCTCCCGTGACACTTTCTACCGCTATCAGCATGCCCACGAAGAAGGCGGCGTCGAGGCCCTGATCCAGACTTCAAGGCGCAAGCCCAATCTCAAGAACCGGGTTGATGACGCCATCGAAGCGACCGTTATTACCTATGCCCTGGAGCAGCCAGCGCATGGACAGTTGCGTGCCAGCAATGAATTACGCCAGCGGGGCATCTTTGTGTCGCCATCCGGTGTACGCTCCATCTGGATGCGCCATCAACTGGCCAGCTTCAAACAGCGTCTGTCAAACCTGGAGGCCGAGGTCGCCAAGACTGGCGCTGTGCTCACCGAAGCCCAGGTGGCAGCCTTGGAGAAAAAGCGTGAAGATGAGCTGGCCTGCGGAGAAATCGAAACCGCCCATCCCGGTTATCTGGGTAGCCAGGACACCTTCTATGTGGGCTCGATCAAGGGAGTCGGGCGCATCTACCAGCAGACCTTTGTGGACACCTATTCCAAATGGGCCGCTGCCAAGCTCTACACCACAAAAACGCCGATCACAGGTGCTGATCTGCTCAATGACCGGGTGCTGCCGTTCCTGGCCGAGCAAGGCATGGGGCTGTTGCGAATCTTGACCGACAGGGGCACGGAGTATTGCGGCAAGGCCGAAACGCATGACTACCAACTGTACCTAGCCGTCAATGACATTGAACACACCAAGACCAAGGTGCGTCACCCGCAGACTAATGGCATCTGCGAGCGATTCCACAAGACCATCCTGCAGGAGTTCTACCAGGTGACGTTCAGGCGCAAGATCTACCGGTCCATCGACGAGCTGCAAACGGATCTGGACGACTGGATCAATTACTACAACAGCCAGCGCACGCATCAGGGCAAGATGTGCTGCGGCAGGACGCCGATGCAAACGCTGATGGATGCAAAGGAGGTGTGGGACGACAAGGTAAAAGAGCTGAATTAA
- the rpe gene encoding ribulose-phosphate 3-epimerase, which translates to MSPTYRIAPSILSADFARLGEEVRNVIAAGADWIHFDVMDNHYVPNLTFGPMICQALKPHSVTPDGKPVPVDVHLMVQPVDDLATAFAKAGADYISFHPDASPHVHRSVQNIKAHGCKAGLVFNPAASLEVLDWMIEDIDLILLMSVNPGFGGQSFIDSTLRKIEKARKLIDASGKDIRLEVDGGIKEANIRAVADAGADTFVAGSAIFGKPDYKAVIDTMRKNLA; encoded by the coding sequence ATGAGCCCCACCTACCGTATTGCCCCCTCCATCCTGTCAGCCGACTTCGCCCGTCTGGGTGAAGAAGTGCGTAATGTCATTGCGGCTGGCGCCGACTGGATCCACTTTGACGTAATGGACAACCATTACGTGCCGAACCTGACCTTCGGCCCCATGATCTGTCAGGCTTTGAAGCCTCATTCGGTCACACCCGATGGCAAGCCCGTGCCCGTCGATGTGCACCTGATGGTGCAGCCCGTGGACGATCTCGCCACCGCCTTTGCCAAGGCCGGTGCCGACTACATCAGCTTCCACCCCGATGCATCGCCGCATGTGCATCGCAGCGTGCAGAACATCAAGGCCCACGGCTGCAAGGCCGGTCTGGTGTTCAATCCCGCAGCGTCGCTGGAGGTGCTGGACTGGATGATCGAAGACATCGATCTGATCCTGCTGATGAGCGTGAACCCAGGCTTTGGTGGTCAAAGCTTTATTGACAGCACGCTGCGTAAGATCGAAAAAGCCCGCAAGCTGATCGATGCTTCTGGCAAGGACATTCGCCTGGAAGTGGATGGCGGCATCAAGGAAGCCAATATCCGCGCCGTGGCCGATGCCGGCGCCGACACCTTTGTGGCTGGCAGTGCCATCTTCGGCAAGCCGGATTACAAGGCTGTCATCGACACCATGCGCAAGAATCTTGCGTAA
- a CDS encoding phosphatidylglycerophosphatase A gives MTDDSSNSAAAPADIAQEAINNKARPGMSAAGIAHPSVKFMLQHPAHLIALGFGSGLPRVAPGTVGSLWAWLAYLVLALWLSPAQIGWLIAASIPVGWWACTVTAKHMRVADPGHIVWDEVVAMWIVLWLCMPMGFWGQLTCFALFRFFDAVKPQPVKWADRLFKGFGLRGGWGIMWDDLVAAFCTLLVVALWRHFF, from the coding sequence ATGACGGATGATTCATCAAACAGCGCTGCAGCGCCTGCCGATATTGCGCAAGAAGCTATCAATAACAAAGCACGCCCCGGCATGAGTGCGGCGGGAATCGCCCACCCCAGCGTGAAGTTCATGCTGCAACACCCGGCCCATCTGATTGCTCTGGGCTTTGGCTCCGGCCTGCCCCGCGTCGCCCCCGGCACGGTGGGCAGCCTGTGGGCCTGGCTGGCCTATCTGGTGCTGGCACTATGGCTGAGTCCGGCACAGATCGGCTGGCTGATTGCCGCCAGCATTCCCGTAGGCTGGTGGGCCTGCACCGTCACCGCAAAGCATATGCGCGTGGCCGACCCCGGCCATATCGTCTGGGACGAAGTGGTCGCCATGTGGATTGTTCTGTGGCTGTGCATGCCCATGGGCTTCTGGGGTCAGCTCACCTGCTTTGCGCTGTTCCGCTTTTTTGATGCCGTCAAGCCCCAGCCCGTCAAATGGGCCGACCGTCTGTTCAAAGGCTTCGGCCTGCGCGGCGGCTGGGGAATCATGTGGGATGACCTGGTAGCCGCTTTCTGCACCCTGTTGGTGGTCGCCCTTTGGCGACATTTCTTCTGA
- a CDS encoding site-specific recombinase codes for MKKSTLDLPGLLASLDPDAGLAQRHLWLIYLAEWIRAAEPSVEGAVQRVKQVVEAFEADPEALARLRRWSQTLMETVDITALLADFGFAPRTAMASEVAERLRYKLLPSTPETEDASELFMLVFPDRFDARWLHALDSQLMARITTLLTPQQLEEGVSFWERNLLDAITYCAGQILSTGFAPELRLRMSEQAREEKPFHALIHDVENLRVEVMLPLRTTDRRDAAAAQLRERLEACRAAVSSVYSYVEAEGISVGLIFRLRQVRARILRIRRLLDCLLAEDRAYETSELLSNLVAVGIERRSVRALMSTNSSLLAAKVAERSAETGEHYITRDGSEYRKMVAKAAGGGLVMAFTTLAKFALYALGLSVFWSGLAAGVNYAISFVLIQMLHFTVATKQPAMTAPAMAAKLKDIQSDGSIQEFVDEVAHLVRSQVAAILGNVLIVFPGALLLSLGYAYLVGHQALSTPHARQVLDSLSLLGPSVLFAAFTGVLLFVSSLIAGGVENWFVLRNIDSVIRYNPRITRFLGTARADRWARFLRKNVSSLASNISLGFMLGLVPAFAAFFGLGLEVRHVTLSTGQIGVAVASLGWEVLHDDLLWWAVAMLPFNAALNVGVSFYLAFRVALRAHNVSGVDRSRIYKAIRQRFWRRPLSFFWP; via the coding sequence ATGAAGAAAAGCACTCTTGATCTGCCCGGCCTGCTCGCCTCCCTGGACCCCGATGCAGGCCTTGCGCAACGCCATCTGTGGCTGATTTATCTGGCCGAATGGATTCGCGCGGCGGAGCCCTCTGTAGAAGGTGCCGTGCAGCGCGTCAAACAGGTCGTCGAGGCCTTCGAGGCTGACCCCGAAGCCCTGGCCCGGCTGCGCCGCTGGAGCCAGACGCTGATGGAGACGGTGGACATCACCGCCCTGCTGGCCGATTTCGGCTTTGCGCCGCGCACCGCCATGGCCAGCGAGGTGGCCGAGCGCCTGCGCTACAAGCTGCTGCCCAGCACACCGGAGACCGAGGACGCCTCCGAGCTGTTCATGCTGGTCTTTCCCGACCGCTTTGACGCCCGCTGGCTGCATGCGCTGGACAGCCAGCTCATGGCCCGCATCACCACCTTGCTGACCCCGCAGCAGCTCGAAGAAGGCGTGAGCTTCTGGGAGCGCAACCTGCTCGACGCCATCACCTATTGCGCGGGCCAGATTCTCTCCACGGGGTTTGCCCCAGAGCTGCGCCTGCGCATGAGCGAGCAGGCGCGCGAGGAAAAGCCGTTTCATGCGCTGATCCACGATGTGGAAAACCTGCGTGTGGAGGTCATGCTGCCGCTGCGCACCACCGACAGGCGCGACGCCGCAGCCGCCCAGCTGCGCGAGCGGCTCGAGGCCTGCCGCGCCGCCGTGTCCTCGGTCTACTCCTATGTCGAAGCCGAAGGCATTTCCGTCGGCCTGATCTTCCGCCTGCGCCAGGTGCGGGCGCGCATTCTGCGCATTCGCCGCCTGCTCGATTGCCTGCTGGCAGAAGACCGTGCCTACGAGACGTCCGAGCTGCTCTCCAACCTCGTGGCCGTGGGCATAGAGCGGCGCAGCGTGCGCGCGCTGATGTCCACCAACTCGTCGCTGCTGGCGGCCAAGGTGGCCGAGCGCAGCGCCGAAACCGGCGAGCACTACATCACCCGCGATGGCAGCGAATACCGCAAGATGGTGGCCAAGGCTGCGGGCGGCGGCCTGGTGATGGCCTTCACCACGCTGGCCAAGTTTGCGCTGTATGCGCTGGGCCTGTCCGTCTTCTGGTCTGGGCTGGCAGCAGGCGTCAACTATGCCATCAGCTTTGTGCTGATCCAGATGCTGCACTTCACGGTAGCCACCAAGCAGCCTGCCATGACGGCGCCGGCCATGGCCGCCAAGCTCAAGGACATCCAAAGTGATGGATCCATCCAGGAGTTCGTCGATGAGGTCGCCCATCTGGTGCGCTCCCAGGTGGCCGCCATCCTGGGCAACGTGCTCATCGTCTTCCCCGGGGCACTGCTGCTGTCGCTGGGCTATGCCTATCTGGTCGGTCATCAGGCGCTCAGCACCCCGCATGCGCGCCAGGTGCTGGACTCGCTGAGTCTGCTGGGGCCGTCCGTGCTCTTTGCCGCCTTTACCGGCGTGCTGCTGTTTGTCAGCAGCCTGATTGCCGGCGGTGTCGAAAACTGGTTTGTGCTGCGCAATATCGATTCGGTGATTCGCTACAACCCGCGCATCACCCGCTTTCTGGGCACGGCTCGCGCGGATCGCTGGGCGCGCTTCTTGCGCAAGAATGTCTCCAGCCTGGCATCCAATATCTCGCTGGGTTTCATGCTGGGCCTGGTGCCTGCATTTGCGGCCTTCTTCGGCCTCGGACTGGAAGTGCGCCACGTCACGCTCTCCACCGGCCAGATCGGCGTCGCCGTGGCATCCCTGGGCTGGGAGGTGCTACATGACGACCTGCTGTGGTGGGCCGTGGCCATGCTGCCCTTCAATGCGGCGCTGAATGTGGGGGTGAGCTTCTACCTGGCCTTCCGCGTGGCCCTGCGTGCCCACAACGTCAGCGGCGTGGACCGTTCGCGCATCTACAAGGCCATACGCCAGCGCTTCTGGCGCAGGCCGCTGAGCTTTTTCTGGCCTTGA
- the thiL gene encoding thiamine-phosphate kinase produces the protein MGEFDLIRRYFQRPVRRAALGVGDDCALLAPTSGMQLAISSDMLVEGRHFFADVNPRLLGHKALAVNLSDLAASGARPLAFTLALSLPSADEAWISEFAAGLLALADAHECELIGGDTTGGPLNICITVFGEVPAGQALLRSGARAGDEIWVSGNLGDARLALEAMLGHVRLPAELLQQTRQRLEAPTPRVALGLALRGIASSALDVSDGLLGDLGHILELSSVGATVDSRCVTPLMAAAAYPQSGAWQFDSKLQQQCTLAGGDDYELCFTAPAAWHDQVLAAGAASSTPVHCIGRIDAEPGLRVIDADGTLQQNRWKSFDHFGS, from the coding sequence ATGGGTGAATTCGATCTGATCCGCCGCTATTTCCAGCGCCCCGTACGTCGCGCCGCCCTTGGCGTGGGCGACGACTGCGCGCTGCTGGCCCCGACCTCCGGCATGCAGCTGGCCATCTCCAGCGACATGCTGGTCGAGGGCCGCCACTTCTTTGCCGATGTGAACCCGCGCCTGCTGGGTCACAAGGCTCTGGCCGTCAACCTCAGCGATCTGGCCGCCAGCGGCGCCAGGCCTCTGGCATTCACACTGGCCCTGTCCCTGCCCAGTGCCGATGAAGCCTGGATCAGCGAGTTTGCAGCCGGTCTGCTGGCCCTGGCCGATGCCCATGAATGCGAGCTGATCGGCGGCGACACCACGGGCGGCCCGCTCAATATCTGCATCACCGTGTTTGGCGAAGTCCCTGCCGGCCAGGCCTTGCTGCGCAGCGGCGCCAGGGCCGGCGACGAGATCTGGGTCAGCGGCAATCTGGGCGATGCACGCCTGGCACTGGAGGCCATGCTGGGCCATGTGCGCTTGCCTGCCGAGCTGCTGCAGCAGACCCGCCAGCGGCTGGAAGCACCGACGCCACGCGTAGCCCTGGGCCTGGCGCTGCGCGGCATTGCCAGCAGCGCGCTGGATGTCAGCGACGGCCTGCTCGGCGATCTCGGCCATATTCTGGAACTGTCCAGCGTCGGGGCCACGGTAGACAGTCGCTGCGTCACGCCCTTGATGGCTGCGGCCGCCTATCCGCAAAGCGGTGCATGGCAGTTCGATTCAAAGCTGCAGCAGCAATGCACACTGGCAGGCGGCGATGACTACGAGCTGTGTTTTACCGCCCCCGCAGCTTGGCATGACCAGGTGCTGGCGGCAGGCGCAGCCAGCAGCACGCCGGTGCATTGCATAGGCCGTATCGATGCCGAACCGGGCCTGCGCGTGATCGACGCAGACGGCACCCTGCAGCAAAACCGCTGGAAATCCTTCGACCACTTCGGCAGCTGA
- a CDS encoding CinA family protein: MSKQEAHIGELVQQLAARLTEKGWMLATAESCTGGMIAAACTDLAGSSQWFERGFVTYSNEAKTEMLGVPAELIARHGAVSEEVVRAMAEGAIRHSRAQVSIAVTGVAGPSGGSAEKPVGTVWVGWGVHNTIHSQLLELSGSRTSIRLASTSQSLQHLLSAIIPPAPHGAQCN, translated from the coding sequence ATGAGCAAACAAGAAGCCCATATCGGAGAACTGGTGCAGCAGCTGGCAGCCAGACTGACCGAAAAAGGCTGGATGCTGGCCACCGCCGAAAGCTGTACCGGCGGCATGATTGCAGCGGCCTGCACCGATCTCGCAGGCTCCAGCCAGTGGTTCGAGCGTGGCTTCGTGACCTACTCCAACGAGGCCAAGACCGAGATGCTGGGCGTGCCCGCCGAGCTGATCGCCAGGCACGGCGCCGTCAGCGAAGAAGTCGTGCGTGCCATGGCAGAGGGCGCCATCCGTCACTCACGCGCCCAGGTCAGCATTGCCGTGACGGGGGTTGCGGGCCCGAGCGGAGGCTCTGCCGAAAAGCCTGTGGGGACGGTTTGGGTGGGCTGGGGCGTTCACAACACCATCCATAGCCAGTTGCTGGAGCTGAGCGGCAGCCGCACCAGTATTCGCCTGGCGAGTACCAGCCAGAGCCTTCAGCACCTGTTGTCTGCCATCATTCCACCAGCACCACATGGCGCCCAATGCAATTGA